DNA sequence from the Cystobacter ferrugineus genome:
CCTCCAGCAGCTCCATGGCGTACCAGGGCAGCCCGTCCTGCACGCCCTCGGCGAGCACGCGCACCACGCCCGGGTGCTGGATGCGGCGCAGCGCGTGGATCTCCCGGCGGATGCCCCGGAGCATCGCCACCTCGGGCACGCGCACCGTCTTGAGGGCCACCAGCTCGCCGGTCTCCTCGTGACGCGCGCGATACACCACGCCCATGCCTCCCGCGCTCAGCCTGCCCAGAAGGCAATAGGGGCCAATCCTCCCCTGCTCTTCTTCCTGCTGGAGCGCCGCGGCCGACATGGTAGGCGCAAGACTCGCACGGTTCGGTCCAGGGCACCAAGAACACGCCCCCCCGTGGAGCCGCCCGTTCGGCTGGCTGCCCCGAAGTGCGATTGACCACAGGACGCGAGAAGTCATCTCGACGCCCCGCGTGACGCTTCCGTCACGCACCGAGCCACGAAATGTCACGCCGTGGGTACAGGGTCGCAACAAGGCCTCGCTATACGACGCTCGTCATGTTCGAGACCTTCGATAGCGCCACCGATGTGCAGTCCGCCCGCCGGTTCGCGCTCTCCACCGTGGCATCCCTGGGCGTGTGCGCCCTGCTCGGCGTCGCCGCGGTGACGGTGGGCTCCCAGGTCAAAGAGGTCCTCAAGGAGAAGAAGGTGGATGTGGTGTTCCGCCCCCCTCCTCCTCCGCCTCCGGTGGCCGAGGTGAAGCCGCCCCCTCCGCCCCCTCCTCCTCCCCCCAAGCCGAAGGCCAAGCCCCCGCCGCCTCCGCCGACCGTCGCCGCGCCCGCCGCGATGCTCGCGCCCAAGGAGATTCCGCAGGAGAAGCCGCCCGAGGCCGACGCCGCCAACGCCGTGGCCGCCGCGCCCATCGCCGTGGGTGGCACGGGCTCGCTCGTCGCCGGAGCGATCGTCACGGGCATGGACAGCGCGGGCGTGGCCGGCTCCGGAGGCGCGCGCCGCCCCGCCCCCATCAACCTGCCCGAGTCCGCCACGCCTCCGCGCGAGCTGGACTCCAACGTCGCCCCCGAGTTCCCCGCCGACATGCGCGCCAAGGGCCAGGAGGGCCTGGTCATCCTGAAGATCGTCGTCGAGGAGGACGGCCGGGTGAGCGCCGTCAAGGTGATGCGCGGAGAGGAGCCCTTCGTGGGCGCCGCCGTCGCCGCGGTGAAGACGTGGCGCTACTCGCCCGCGCTCGTCGCCGGCCAGCCCACCGCCGTGTTCCGCATCGTGAAGATTCCCTTCCGTCTCAAGTAGCGCCCGCAGCGCCAGTACCCGCCGTTTCCACGCCGGAGCCCCCGAGATGAACTTCAATCTGATCGACATCTACCACCACATGGGCCTGTTCGCCCGGTGCATCGCCTACACGCTCGTCGCGTTCGCGCTGGCCTCGCTCATCGTCTTCTTCGAGCGGCTCTTCTTCCTCTTCCGCACCAAGGGCGCGGACCGCGCGTTCATCGCCAAGGGTGGCCGGATGCTCGAGGCGCAGCAGCACGAGGCGTTCGTCGTCGAGGCCTCCAAGGCGCGCGCGAGCAGCCTGGCGAAGCTGCTGGGTGGCGGGGTGAAGACGTACCTGGTGCGCAAGGAGGCCCCCCAGGGCAACCTCGGCGCGGTGGAGCTCACCCGGCGCGAGCTGGAGCGCATCTACGAGCGCGTGGGCGCGGACGTGCGCCGCGGCATGAGCGTGCTCGCCTCGGTGGGCTCGGTGGCCCCGTTCGTCGGACTGCTCGGCACGGTGGTGGGCATCATCGAGTCCTTCGCCGGCATCGCCAAGACGGGCTCGGGCGGCCTGGGCGCGGTGTCCGCGGGCATCTCCGAGGCGCTCGTCGTCACGGCGCTCGGCCTGCTGGTGGCCATCCCCGCGGTGCTCATGTTCAACCTGCTGTCCACCCGCGCCGACGCGCTCGTGCTGTCGCTGGACCTGGCGCGCCGCGAGTTCATGGACCACCTGGAGGACGTGCATCCCTCGGGCAGCGCCAAGGCCGCTCGGGGCGAGGGCGCCGTGGCCCTGGACGTGGAGCGCGCGGCGCGCCGGGAGGGTCACGATGTCCGCCCGGCGTAAGGGCGCCGGGCTCGTGCCCGAGATGAACGTGACGCCCCTGGTGGACGTGGTGCTCGTGCTCCTCATCATCTTCATGGTCGTCACCCCCCAGCTCGAGGCCGGCGCGGCGGTGGACCTGCCCGCGGCGGCCAACGTGGACAAGGGCGAGGAGAACTCGCTCACGCCCACCACGGTGAGTCTCACCGCCCAGGGCGCGCTCTTCATCGACAAGCACGAAGTGCCGCGCACCCAGCTCGTCGAGAAGCTGCGCGGCGTGATCGGGAAGGATCCCCAGGCGCGCGTGGTGCTCAAGGCGGACCGCGCCGTGCGCTACGCCGAGGTGCGCAACGTCTTCAAGACGCTGCAGGACGCGGGCTTCCCCGGCATCTCGCTCCAGGTCATCGACCTCAAGAAATAGGGACCAACTGTCATGGCTTTCGACCTCGGTGGTGGCAAGGGCGGCATCCGCCCCGCCATGAACGTGACGCCCCTGGTGGACGTGGTGCTCGTGCTCCTCATCATCTTCATGGTCGTCACCCCGCTGATGACCAAGCAGATGTCCCTGGACGTGCCCGGCAAGGCGGACGAGAAGATCGAGACGCCGCCTCCTCCGGGCGCGCTGCCCCCGCTGGTGCTCACGCTCACCAAGAGTGGCGCGCTGCGCATCAACCGCGACGAGGTGCCGCGCGATCAGCTCGTGGTCCGGCTGCAGCGCATGCTCAACGCCCGTCCGGACAAGATCGTCTTCTTCGACGCGGAGAACGACGTGCCCTACGGCAGCGCCATGGACGTGTTGGACCTCGCGCGCGGCGGCAACATCACCGTCGCCGTCGCCCCGGATGCCGTCGCGGAGCCCACCGCTCCGTGACCTGAAGTTCAACTCCGCTTCGCTCCCCTTTCACTTTCCCTTCCTCTGGTTGCCACGGACCTCGCGTTCTCTGCGCGAGTCCGCCGGTGAGGAGACCCGTGTTGTCTTTCCATCCCGACATCCTCCGCGCCCCCTTGATGGCGCTCTTCTTGATGGCCTCGCCCGTGCTGGCGCAGGCCCCGATTCCCGAGGGGGCCGTGGCGCCCCCGCCCGCGGACGCCCCCGTCACCGCCCCCACCACCGACGTCCTGCCCAACCAGACCGCCCCCGTGGAGGAAGCCCCCGCCGCGCCACCCCCGGCCGCCGAGGAGCCCGCGGCGCAGGTGGCCGATGAGGCCATGGACGAGTCGATGGAGGAGGCCTCGGCCACGCCCCCGGCGGGCTTCACCGGTGTCTACGGCCAGGTCACCGACGCGCAGACGAAGGAGACCCTCATCGAGGCCACGGTGAAGGTGGTCTCGGGCGCGCAGAAGAGCGTGCTCACCGACGTGGACGGCAACTACCAGCTCGCGCTGCCGCCCGGGACGTATGACCTGCGCGTCTTCTACGACGTCTACGAGGGCCGCCGCGTCACCGGCGTGCGCGTGGAGGCGGGCAAGGCCACGAAGCTGGACGTGCAGCTCAGCGCCGACGCCGCCGCCGTGCAGGAAGTGGTCGTCGAGGCCAGCTCGGACCGCCGCGCCGAGAGCGCGCTGCTCCAGGAGCGCAAGAAGGCCGTCACGGTGTCGGACGCCATCAGCTCGCAGGAGATCGCCCGCACGCCGGACTCGAGCGCCTCGGACGCGGTCAAGCGCGTGGTGAGCGCCACGGTGGTGGAGGGCCGCTTCGTGCTCCTGCGTGGACTCGGGGGCCGCTACGCGACGACGCTGCTCAACGGCGCGCTCCTGCCCAGCCCCGAGCCGGATGAGCCCTCGGTGCCGTTGGACCTGTTCCCCACGACGCTGCTGGCCAACCTCAACGTGGTGAAGAGCTACACGGCGGACCTGCCCGGCACCTTCGGCGGCGGCACGCTGCTCATCGAGACCAACACCTACCCGAGCCAGTTCGAGTTCAAGCCCCGCCTCACCCTGTCCGGCGACAGCATCACCACCTTCCGCCCGCGCAACACCCAGCCGGGCAGCTTCCTGGAGACGTTGGGCTTCGCGGGCCCGGATCGCCAGCTTCCCGCGAGCGTGCCGCGCGACCGGCGGCTGGGCTCGTCGGTGGACACCTGGAAGAGCTTCTCCAACGTCTGGTCCGCGCGCAGCACCACCGCGCTGCCCAACCTGGGCCTGGGCGCGTCCGTGGGTGACACGCTGCGCTTCGGCAACCAGCGCCTGGGCTACCTGGCGGCCGTCAACTACGGGCACCGCGAGGGTGTGCGCCTGGCCCAGTACGCCCGCGCCATCAACACGCTGGACCAGATCGAGGAGCGCGATGGCTCCCAGACCCAGCTCGGCACCGAGGGCGCCAACCTCAGCGCGCTCGCGAGCGCGGGCTACCAGTTCAACCGCGACAACGAGCTGACCCTCTTCAGCCTCTACACGCGCGGCACGGACACCTCCAGCCTCACCTCGCGCGGCGTGAACAACGAGCGCTCGGAGAGCTACGAGGGCACGCGCCTGCAGTTCATCTCGCGCGTGCTCTCCTTCAACCAGGTGCGCGGCTTCCACCGCATGAATGGACTGGGTGACGCGGAGCTCGACTGGCAGCTCAACTTCAGCCGCGTGGAGCGGGACGAGCCGGACACGCGCGACAGCCTCTACGCGGACGACCTGGGCACCCCCAGCGGCAAGTACTCCTTCCCCAACCAGCCCAACAGCGGCGAGCGCTTCAACGTCACCCTGGGCGAGAACTCCACGGGCGGCAGCGCGAGCCTCACCGTTCCCATGTCCCTGGTGCGCCTGAAGGTGGGTGGCCTCGCCCAGGCGTCCTTCCGCGAGTTCGCCAACCGCCGCTTCCGCTACCAGCTCGGCGACGAGCCGGTGGACGCCTCGCTGCCGCCCGAGACGCTCTTCGGCCCCGGCAACCTGGGCACGGGCATCGACCTGAGCGAGACCACGCGCTCGGACGACGCCTACGACGCCTACCTCGGCATCTTCGCGGGCTTCCTCACGGCGGAGGTGAAGCCCGCCGAGCCCCTGCGCCTGGTGGGTGGCGTGCGCGTGGAGGGCTCGCAGCAGCGGCTCACCGCGCACACCCCCTTCGACTCCACGCCCACCAAGGAGAGCGACGCGCGCTACCTGGACGTGCTGCCCTCCTTCAACGCCATCTACGCGCTCACCCCCGCGGTGAACCTGCGCGCCGGCTACAGCTACACGCTCGCGCGGCCCACCTTCCGCGAGATCGCGCCCTTCCTCTTCTATGACTTCGCGCGCCGCCGCAACGTGTCCGGCAACCCCAACCTGGTCGAGACGCGCATCCACA
Encoded proteins:
- a CDS encoding energy transducer TonB codes for the protein MFETFDSATDVQSARRFALSTVASLGVCALLGVAAVTVGSQVKEVLKEKKVDVVFRPPPPPPPVAEVKPPPPPPPPPPKPKAKPPPPPPTVAAPAAMLAPKEIPQEKPPEADAANAVAAAPIAVGGTGSLVAGAIVTGMDSAGVAGSGGARRPAPINLPESATPPRELDSNVAPEFPADMRAKGQEGLVILKIVVEEDGRVSAVKVMRGEEPFVGAAVAAVKTWRYSPALVAGQPTAVFRIVKIPFRLK
- a CDS encoding MotA/TolQ/ExbB proton channel family protein produces the protein MNFNLIDIYHHMGLFARCIAYTLVAFALASLIVFFERLFFLFRTKGADRAFIAKGGRMLEAQQHEAFVVEASKARASSLAKLLGGGVKTYLVRKEAPQGNLGAVELTRRELERIYERVGADVRRGMSVLASVGSVAPFVGLLGTVVGIIESFAGIAKTGSGGLGAVSAGISEALVVTALGLLVAIPAVLMFNLLSTRADALVLSLDLARREFMDHLEDVHPSGSAKAARGEGAVALDVERAARREGHDVRPA
- a CDS encoding ExbD/TolR family protein, producing the protein MAFDLGGGKGGIRPAMNVTPLVDVVLVLLIIFMVVTPLMTKQMSLDVPGKADEKIETPPPPGALPPLVLTLTKSGALRINRDEVPRDQLVVRLQRMLNARPDKIVFFDAENDVPYGSAMDVLDLARGGNITVAVAPDAVAEPTAP
- a CDS encoding ExbD/TolR family protein, which produces MSARRKGAGLVPEMNVTPLVDVVLVLLIIFMVVTPQLEAGAAVDLPAAANVDKGEENSLTPTTVSLTAQGALFIDKHEVPRTQLVEKLRGVIGKDPQARVVLKADRAVRYAEVRNVFKTLQDAGFPGISLQVIDLKK
- a CDS encoding TonB-dependent receptor, translated to MLSFHPDILRAPLMALFLMASPVLAQAPIPEGAVAPPPADAPVTAPTTDVLPNQTAPVEEAPAAPPPAAEEPAAQVADEAMDESMEEASATPPAGFTGVYGQVTDAQTKETLIEATVKVVSGAQKSVLTDVDGNYQLALPPGTYDLRVFYDVYEGRRVTGVRVEAGKATKLDVQLSADAAAVQEVVVEASSDRRAESALLQERKKAVTVSDAISSQEIARTPDSSASDAVKRVVSATVVEGRFVLLRGLGGRYATTLLNGALLPSPEPDEPSVPLDLFPTTLLANLNVVKSYTADLPGTFGGGTLLIETNTYPSQFEFKPRLTLSGDSITTFRPRNTQPGSFLETLGFAGPDRQLPASVPRDRRLGSSVDTWKSFSNVWSARSTTALPNLGLGASVGDTLRFGNQRLGYLAAVNYGHREGVRLAQYARAINTLDQIEERDGSQTQLGTEGANLSALASAGYQFNRDNELTLFSLYTRGTDTSSLTSRGVNNERSESYEGTRLQFISRVLSFNQVRGFHRMNGLGDAELDWQLNFSRVERDEPDTRDSLYADDLGTPSGKYSFPNQPNSGERFNVTLGENSTGGSASLTVPMSLVRLKVGGLAQASFREFANRRFRYQLGDEPVDASLPPETLFGPGNLGTGIDLSETTRSDDAYDAYLGIFAGFLTAEVKPAEPLRLVGGVRVEGSQQRLTAHTPFDSTPTKESDARYLDVLPSFNAIYALTPAVNLRAGYSYTLARPTFREIAPFLFYDFARRRNVSGNPNLVETRIHNVDARAEWFLGESEVLAASAFYKQFQDPIERVINNPQAGDLGFENADGARSYGLELEARASLGRLTPLLSRFRAAANLTLIQSNIVLTDPRKLGSQTNSERPMQGQSPYVVNLNLGYDRPESGTEVAVLYNVYGPRISEVGVQGLPDAYEMPFHRVDITVSQKLGASTQLKLTGSNLLNSAVLLKQGDITVVNYRPGIAFSASFGWAF